One window from the genome of Cryptomeria japonica chromosome 6, Sugi_1.0, whole genome shotgun sequence encodes:
- the LOC131062914 gene encoding uncharacterized protein LOC131062914, whose translation MRWGLDFIGVINPASSAGHKWILIATDYFTKWTEAVALKEANETAVLNFYEDLVARFGVPESIISDNGLAFVGLTISDWAVKKGIYLNASSNYYPQGNGQAELTNKNLIRIIKKTMEGNQRVWHTQLKSALWADRITPKRSTRQSPFMLVYGKEARLPISSELSALDLANQLDSLEEGPLTVRLAQLFELEETRKDALNKIEQHQAQMKRSFDRRASPRSFQEGDVVLKWDTLKSKPGKHSKFDAFWSGPYIISECKQHNAFQLSKMDGNVEPIPVNGIHLKHKCCCTVG comes from the coding sequence ATGAGGTGGGGTTTGGACTTTATTGGAGTGATAAACCCTGCATCCAGCGCTGGCCATAAGTGGATACTTatagccactgactatttcaccaagtggactGAAGCAGTGGCACTCAAAGAGGCAAATGAGACTGCTGTCCTAAATTTCTACGAAGATCTGGTTGCCAGATTTGGGGTACCGGAGTCCATAATTTCAGATAATGGGCTCGCTTTTGTTGGTCTTACAATCTCTGATTGGGCTGTCAAGAAAGGGATCTACCTAAATGCGTCTTCCAACTATTATCCGCAAGGCAATGGCCAGGCAGAATTGACTAATAAAAATCTGATTAGGATTATTAAGAAGACCATGGAAGGCAACCAACGGGTTTGGCATACTCAATTAaaatcagccttatgggctgataggatcacCCCAAAAAGGTCCACAAGACAATCACCTTTTATGCTGGTCTACGGTAAGGAAGCAAGGCTTCCTATTTCATCCGAGCTTTCAGCACTAGACCTGGCAAATCAGTTGGACTCACTGGAGGAGGGCCCCCTTACAGTGAGATTAGCTCAATTGTTTGAGCTAGAAGAGACTAGAAAGGACGCTTTGAATAAGATAGAGCAGCATCAGGCTCAGATGAAGCGATCATTTGACAGAAGAGCGTCTCCAAGAAGCTTCCAGGAAGGAGATGTGGTGCTGAAATGGGACACCCTCAAAAGCAAGCCTGGAAAGCATTCCAAGTTCGATGCATTTTGGAGCGGGCCTTACATTATTTCTGAATGTAAGCAGCACAACGCTTTCCAGCTCTCCAAGATGGACGGTAATGTGGAGCCAATCCCGGTCAACGGGATTCACCTCAAGCATAAGTGCTGCTGCACAGTTGGTTAG